One genomic region from Entelurus aequoreus isolate RoL-2023_Sb linkage group LG14, RoL_Eaeq_v1.1, whole genome shotgun sequence encodes:
- the LOC133664662 gene encoding zinc finger and SCAN domain-containing protein 31-like: MSTLQMLRALVDQRLTAAAEEIFVVLERKIAEYEAELSREKEENNQLLDAVFKKHQVVLHRTDVEEEHLPHELEEEPQPHHIKEEEEVPHSQHIKEGGEEPQPPHIKEEHETPQTRSGKLTLHIKGQAEDPLILHIKNEEEDPLTPHFKEQENPLTPHIKEEKEDPLNPYFKEEEEHQERLHIKEEEEEHGISQPKWLEEFPVTGVPVKSEDDEVKGESEEKREAEPPSSSSTQHMTTEADGDHCGGSQADKLLAPLSDSEDTTSHSPDTDDEDSKDDKTCHTDNTHFKCSHCDKTFKYHSLLKRHMRRHTGEKPFPCSVCGKCLVTSCNLKVHMRTHTGEKPFICSLCGKGYVQSHNLKVHMRTHTGEKPFSCSICGKGFAQSSSLVKHRRRHTGEKPFACSICGKGFVLSNNLKVHMRVKNHIPVQSATEAFVTNQTL; this comes from the exons atgtctacattacaaatgttgagagcgttggtggatcagcgactaactgctgccgctgaagaaatatttgtagtgttagaaaGAAAGATAGCAGAATACGAGGCGGAACTTTCTAGAGAAAAAGAGGAGAacaatcaactactggacgctgttttcaagaaacatcaagttgtgttacacagaacag ACGTCGAAGAAGAACATCTTCCTCATGAGCTGGAAGAAGAGCCACAGCCccaccacattaaagaggaagaagaggtACCACATTCCCAACACATTAAGGAGGGAggagaggagccacagcccccccaTATTAAAGAGGAACACGAGACACCACAGACCCGTAGTGGTAAACTTACCCTTCACATTAAAGGTCAAGCGGAGGACCCACTGATCTTACACATCAAAaatgaagaggaggacccactgacccctcacTTTAAGGAGCAAGAGAACCCGCTGACCCCTCATATTAAAGAGGAAAAGGAGGATCCACTGAACCCctactttaaagaggaagaggagcacCAAGAGCGGctgcacattaaagaggaagaggaggaacacggcATCAGTCAGCCTaaatggttggaggagttcccagtgactggtgtccctgtgaagagtgaagatgatgaggtcaaaggtgaaagtgaggagaagagagaggcggagcctccaagcagcagctcaacacaacacatgacaacagaagctgatggagaccactgtggaggatcacaagcagacaagctcttagctccactatcagatagtgaggacacaacgtcacactctcctgacactgatgatgaagactctaaagatgataagacatgtcacactgacaacactcacttcaaatgttctcactgtgacaaaacctttaaataccATAGTCttctgaaaagacacatgagaagacacactggagaaaaaccttttcctTGCTCAGTATGTGGAAAATGTTTAGTAACTAGTtgcaatttgaaagtacacatgagaacacacaccggagaaaaaccttttatctgttcactctgtggtaaaggttatgtacaaagtcacaatttgaaagtacacatgagaacacacactggtgaaaaacctttttcttgttcaatctgtggtaaaggttttgcacaaagTTCATCTTTGGTAAAACACAGAAGaagacacaccggagaaaaaccttttgcttgttcaatctgtggtaaaggttttgttctAAGTAACaatttgaaagtgcacatgagggtgaaaaatcacattcctgttcaatctgcaacaGAAGCTTTTGTGACCAATCAAACCTtgtag
- the LOC133664648 gene encoding zinc finger protein 391-like, whose amino-acid sequence MTKKNIQQPPHIKEEEEDPQPPHIKEEEEEVWISQEGECLLGQEEDDVTKFPLTVVSVKTEEHEDKPPESSQLHHSPNVCEEQLLPEKQECSFRMVKEDPSKRKTRRHKPSGVSFSSLTQTLPCKNAEEDSLTPYIKKEEEEHCISQEGDHIEGLVEFPVTGVPVKSEDDEVKGESEEKREAEPPSSSSTQHMTTEADGDHCGGSQADKLLAPLLDSEDTTSHPPDTDDEDSKDDKTCHTDNTHLKCSHCDKSFHSCSYLKIHMRTHTGEKPFSCSECGKCFTNNQSLKVHMRTHTGEKPFSCSECGKCFTNSQSLKVHMRIHTGEKPFSCSFCGKGFTKKNVLNQHTPTHTGEKPFTCLICGKSFTHSQSLKKHTMLHTGEQPFVCSICGLSFTRKESLKVHTRKHTGEKPFSCLVCGNGFAESKYLKKHTRTHTGEKSHSCSICNRSFCERSNLRAHMRTHTGEKVLSCSVCGERFSYKKQCKKHKCAVENSSSK is encoded by the exons atgaccaaaaaaa acatccagcagcccccccacattaaagaggaagaggaggatccacagccgccccacattaaagaggaagaggaggaagtgtggatcagtcaggagggagagtgtcttctagggcaggaggaggatgatgtcaccaagtttccactgactgttgtctctgtgaagactgaagagcatgaagacaaaccacctgagtcctcacagcttcatcacagtccaa acgtctgtgaagaacaactTCTGCCTGAAAAACAGGAGTGTAGCTTCAGGATGGTGAAGGAGGATCCATCAAAGAGGAAGACCAGGCGCCACAAACCCTCTGGCGtctccttttcctctttgacacagACCCTACCTTGTAAAAACGCAGAGGAAGACTCACTGACCCcctacattaaaaaggaagaggaggaacactgcatcagtcaggagggagatcatattgaaggactggtggagttcccagtgactggtgtccctgtgaagagtgaagatgatgaggtcaaaggtgaaagtgaggagaagagagaggcggagcctccaagcagcagctcaacacaacacatgacaacagaagctgatggagaccactgtggaggatcacaagcagacaagctcttagctccactattagatagtgaggacacaacgtcacaccctcctgacactgatgatgaagactctaaagatgataagacatgtcacactgacaacactcacttgaaatgttctcactgtgacaaatccTTTCATTCCTGTTCTTAtctgaaaatacacatgagaacacacactggagaaaaaccgttttcctgctcagaatgtggtaaatgtTTTACTAACAATCAgagtttgaaagtacacatgagaacgcacactggagaaaaaccgttttcctgctcagaatgtggtaaatgtTTTACTAACAGTCAgagtttaaaagtacacatgagaatacacacaggagaaaaacccttttctTGTTCattctgtggtaaaggttttacaaaaaaaaacgtgtTAAACCAACACACgccaacacacactggagaaaagccTTTTACCTGTTTaatatgtggtaaaagttttacacACAGTCAgagtttaaaaaaacacacaatgttACACACTGGTGAACAACCTTTtgtctgttcaatctgtggcttaTCTTTTACAAGGAAGGAGTCTTTGAAAGTGCACACAAGgaaacacactggtgaaaaacctttttcctgtttagTCTGTGGTAACGGTTTTGCTGAAAGTAAATATTTGAAAAAACACactagaacacacactggtgaaaaatcacattcctgttcaatctgcaacaGAAGCTTTTGTGAACGATCAAACCTTAGAGCacatatgagaacacacacaggagagaaggtgttgagttgcagtgtgtgtggtgaaagattctcttataagaAGCAGTGTAAGAAGCACAAGTGTGCTgttgagaacagcagcagcaaatga